The Episyrphus balteatus chromosome 4, idEpiBalt1.1, whole genome shotgun sequence genome includes a window with the following:
- the LOC129919383 gene encoding titin, translating to METPKNTNQSSPPPLLTPKSASGPQRVIKQIMVIDPTKLRLTGLDVKMAEALKKSKPSKTQSKSISKESKLEFAKSLLNKKLKDAMKKKESTKDSQSSTSSLSSSQTNPKNTLNNIEMAAQKLSSSKSEKKGSRGKPKISVATLKSLMPPPSLPTSSPNQTVEIKVLNSKQTKQSIEFKIVDSSKESPQKLAKFPKASLKTTKTQVSHETAAITSEINFEVRKKTIIENISDPKVSISESGKPSEAPVECGEENKASSPIKASFQEKEISEPVHGVSQVNEVPPILNEPIEVEYVNLNPDSVEQKDQLLTAQEVEYLNSNSLGPQEESLIPQKVEYLNSNSVGLQEESLIPQKVEYSLRPPEESLIPQESSLVEMTPIHSESLPYTKSELPIKSVTTSTPIRRVSLAQVIESKVLSPDEKIDLSLLTKKPPVVGLTVPKKRYKLDQNWITPEPNQEESTIYLNLSPVTKGKPVAPVVEQPQVVEESAVDFINNLSFFFAESQKSKSNAPALPDSLTKECSEDATSFLVSLFQKNQGNSLEVQKSTKEKDEDSEALESSCITNNDQSSEQESSLKTPLNTTTKIASSLKNPLDTINTPKSSSKTPMNTTDSQVPELDKKDLSNKEENKTEKEQKVVKTPTQSLNDSHVATNSNTEKISIEDIKSITSNLENEKQSIASIEPIEPPSDLVKTDSNTTLLAEKEESKLPNVSLNTTLPIPSATEEKSTPKSSLPSISSRRKTNKPIPVLIPKLKKSRKPSTLAQKPEPEEPKELLVPQKSIEQPVNESPTQPVQNIKELNNDVVSIDSTTPLQIKEDQPKKEEQSSDQITQITSQKSPRKRRDTPKSGIFEPTPVSTLPSPLTLTDSVEISEELPSTSSSIGRPQRQRKISLKLIESSEFLPTVTSAFQGIVNSTVDKAFKEKKDSPSTNTDKPQRQRKVSFKLLETTDQHQADIKSTNQGQDNVKEQKSTEKVDLASTTGKVQRRRRTSSKLLETTPEPTTTLKPATQSLDNSIEQEVKKTLPTPTTDRPQRTKRMSFKLMESSETLSLALKSQKHSVDQETKDKLDKTESPRSTKNEMKEAVNDPIAQLVAFHETVEKFELACGSLKSKRIQDIAINAEGEGNSLSEYPFHDAICKSSESTISATTDDTTVDSVQTNQTIQEEKNVEQIPTKILRKRKDSLKSRNIASDHISIVSSDSEDTPICKLKKTSPIIKQSEIKEASETDSKPTENEKESKKVLNDSSFLQNPNVTTESVDTPTIVKKRRGRPPKVKKEFPKAEVVENAVEPEPQPTATITRANSHLRGSWETLTSTDEPDVKVLDKPVSKRGRKKGWNSKLNTSKNKDLDETLNNKDIVEVPDKSISLVLNTSCGKALPSTDEQDVTIIDKPVSKRGRKKRVNSMLNTSIKKDLDETLDNKDIVEVLDRNISLDLNTSHAEEKDEQTSTPIVPRKRGRPPKVRKIVPEEQPSTSKTKNIIEKVASKKEESDKAVEAEVAKEDHVASKDPTTEEPSNSPDPTAPNIIQTTSNKKQDVQKDGSVQLSIGVEISESGSSELGTAESAINETQKIPETSLVVEIEYHKSPVKSVKVNDQEVISQKVEQKGLTSIESNKNSEPTGSDISSVDSIEPCQVENQIAGQELMPKVDHSNLAEISESNISEQECSKSVSTADENLFDNLKSSETLKAASSKLRSDESDLNKNNDDSLSNVNEPIKTIPHFEDVTFDLDNIESPSFSPICERSRISEDDSDGFEDIDENFTSAIIDTVAEAEKSVDVSKMSKEGLDNLKQSSSFNSESSPTKKLKTSESLKEDSKYSSDKESSLVSEKKSAESSKHIDEPTSNDVKETSLVIVEEDPKHVNDESPSLSSSITTKTADSMKQLACEKSGESCKTNALVLVDKSSDSLSLISSGTTSTPEKVKPIEEEPTSDKKKQSSALYSAVVNKSEEKTKITKAKNPFKKQSLKEKDKDTDTKSPVDFLGFDAEEIEEGQQSTSLRLSQSEDAETLSIIESPSIVNIKPKQKIRKESQDNSGTKVKKEKQKWEKKSANTLINWLSNPAKGGAAATSDDVCDTKEDANEQSSSVPPKKRRTKVQNLDESITLTKHVEHHNNEAISHEVDLVLKKEKGKKGRTPKLKKHTKLEESLCETITSPKLEESFCQNITSTSKDLNLSTKPFSTKSMKVAEETTSKDETPKRGKKKAGQPNIVPDEFVNVVLKTTSVRTPKGRSRKRKRSESEECTTEPPTKLPHLGADLLLTDLYSCQPKRKAGRPAKRTSCDSTQISIDTASPFTDPPLPKRKFKTDCEFNPRLLLIRKREELNSDEPIVDPNLQTERKSPDDVQCALCMGYTPKKKWIQHVSNHYGIGWIVGQPPPLNVKSRASVLSFLIEFFKVSKIKGLNCRLCNTLRRSGLGLLMHLEQCCLTKEELDKNRIVCEYCKKNYSKASFLGHQRTCSEYLKYVLAQSSLENTEKSEDVPNIDVLSNTGRLKRKSVIKAETKLKSLTEPPEFVPDDFIEYIPKEITPDIEIIKENWRLEINSLGKGFCANKKCHFTATSVEELVAHYDVNICKQFTKTGYVCLKCKFKYDFHHDDIEVVRRHVVASHSPKVPKAKDDIEAEINSSESSDSISSGEEEVDSDEGADSDAEKGGEDGEKKSKPKKKSKKKKLKRFSLKNPPTKEYRKLLPERNSKIKNVVIDHYDKFIKSNYSLDPLFTFATTNVTYTEASDSYFAKSTESIKFIHDGFNGFVKTFGEIKIEKDQWKQLERLHGLTHKSEYTIYMGGPVTSLAWVPLDPHPPSNTQYLAVTIRKGLDKFARFKNQKRSRTLIYILKFDLIESSEVKGAISYAVAIDDGPIHAIEFLPSGGYSPEMNRLGMIAVGTAETEIKIYSLPLYVEKNDCDLFPIVRLEAAMELHLDVSANPSDDMDNYMTQCTCLVWSKFAGHNFIVGGFVNGFIGIWDISDDVDNLNRFNRNGTRIFCPVSFFWTSEDRLMSLVMHYDVNGPRWLAACNSTRKIMLYDLRDITEPVLFRIEVTINVITCLEWPVIWENFFYGLGDMMPSNGCIISAFSPMTILYNNRRFEKFCTGVTDIHYNIWKNSFVGGADNGDIQVAPLREGVLDVAQRLKIDVKTISTLDIVSLTDDKEINALPEEGQRVFDNEAMGQYGIVFGSIRKLPGRKKPEYYEPKRIPPVNLQRLVRINKIRYNHNKNACDVLAMGYNNGLLRVDIRDWLMEGQN from the exons atggAAACACCAAAAAACACCAATCAATCTTCCCCGCCGCCACTATTAACGCCAAAATCAGCAAGCGGCCCACAACGcgttataaaacaaattatggTCATCGATCCGACCAAACTCCGATTAACTGGATTGGATGTTAAAATGGCAGAAgctttaaaaaagtcaaaaccatCAAAAACACAATCCAAATCGATCTCAAAAGAGAGTAAACTTGAATTCGCTAAAAGCTTACTTAATAAAAAGTTGAAAGATgctatgaaaaagaaagaatcCACAAAGGATTCACAATCATCAACATCGTCATTGTCATCATCACAAACTAATCCCAAAAACACTCTGAATAATATTGAAATGGCTGCTCAAAAGCTGTCATCTAGCAAATCGGAGAAGAAAGGTTCCCGAGGGAAACCGAAAATAAGTGTTGCCACTTTAAAATCTTTAATGCCACCTCCATCTTTGCCAACTTCGTCTCCCAATCAAACGGTGGAGATTAAAGTGCTGAATTCAAAGCAAACTAAACAATCAATTGAATTCAAAATTGTTGATTCTTCAAAAGAAAGTCCACAAAAGTTGGCTAAATTCCCTAAAGCATCTTTGAAAACCACAAAGACTCAAGTTAGTCATGAGACTGCAGCGATTACATCagaaatcaattttgaggtaaGAAAGAAAAcgattattgaaaatatttcagaTCCTAAGGTCTCTATCTCGGAGTCTGGGAAACCATCCGAGGCTCCAGTCGAATGTGGAGAAGAGAACAAAGCTTCATCTCCGATTAAAGCCTCTTTCCAGGAAAAAGAGATTTCAGAGCCAGTTCATGGCGTTTCCCAGGTCAATGAGGTTCCCCCGATTTTGAATGAACCCATAGAAGTTGAATATGTGAATCTAAATCCAGATTCTGTTGAACAAAAGGATCAACTCTTGACGGCACAAGAAGTTgaatatttgaattcaaattctcTTGGACCTCAAGAGGAATCGTTGATTCCACAAAAAGTTgaatatttgaattcaaattctgTTGGACTTCAAGAGGAATCGTTGATCCCACAAAAAGTTGAATATTCTCTTAGACCTCCAGAGGAATCCTTAATCCCACAAGAATCAAGTCTTGTCGAAATGACACCAATTCATTCTGAATCTCTTCCATATACTAAATCAGAATTACCTATAAAAAGTGTTACCACATCAACACCAATTCGTCGAGTATCCTTGGCTCAAGTTATTGAAAGTAAAGTTTTATCGCCagatgaaaaaattgacttaagtcTTCTAACAAAAAAACCACCAGTTGTTGGTTTAACAGTAccgaaaaaaagatataaactgGATCAAAATTGGATAACTCCAGAGCCAAATCAAGAAGAATCAacgatttatttaaatttgtcgCCAGTTACAAAGGGAAAACCGGTTGCTCCTGTGGTGGAACAACCACAGGTGGTAGAAGAATCAGCTGTGGATTTTATCAATAATTTATCATTCTTTTTTGCTGaaagtcaaaaatcaaaatctaatGCGCCGGCTTTGCCAGATAGTTTGACAAAAGAATGTAGTGAAGATGCAACTAGTTTTTTGGTTTCGTTGTTTCAGAAGAATCAAGGGAATTCACTGGAAGTTCAAAAATCGACAAAGGAAAAGGATGAAG atTCGGAAGCCTTGGAATCATCTTGTATAACAAATAATGACCAATCTTCTGAACAAGAATCAAGCTTAAAGACTCCTTTGAATACAACAACTAAAATAGCGTCAAGCTTAAAAAATCCTTTGGATACAATAAATACTCCAAAGTCAAGCTCAAAAACTCCTATGAATACAACGGATTCTCAAGTTCCAGAACTTGACAAAAAGGATTTatcaaacaaagaagaaaataaaacagagaAAGAGCAAAAAGTTGTTAAAACTCCTACTCAGTCATTAAATGATTCTCATGTTGCAACAAACTCAAATACAgagaaaatatcaattgaagATATCAAATCAATAACTTCTaatttagaaaatgaaaaacaatctATAGCGTCTATTGAACCTATAGAGCCTCCCAGTGATCTCGTTAAAACTGATTCAAATACCACTCTTCTTGCAGAAAAAGAGGAAAGTAAACTCCCTAATGTGTCTCTAAATACAACTTTACCAATCCCTTCTGCAACTGAAGAAAAATCAACACCCAAATCATCACTTCCGTCGATAAGTTCTCGCAGAAAGACCAACAAACCAATTCCAGTGTTgataccaaaattaaaaaaaagtcgtaAACCATCAACTCTTGCTCAAAAACCTGAACCTGAAGAACCTAAAGAACTATTAGTTCCGCAAAAATCTATAGAACAGCCAGTAAATGAATCACCAACTCAACCAgtacaaaatataaaagaattaaataatgATGTTGTTTCAATAGATTCAACGACTCCTCTTCAAATCAAAGAAGATCAACCTAAAAAGGAAGAACAATCTTCTGACCAAATAACACAAATAACATCACAAAAGTCTCCTCGAAAACGAAGAGATACACCAAAATCTGGAATATTTGAACCAACACCAGTTTCGACATTACCTTCTCCTTTGACTTTAACTGATTCTGTCGAAATTTCCGAAGAACTTCCATCAACTAGTAGTAGCATAGGAAGACCACAACGGCAAAGAAAAATCTCATTAAAATTGATAGAATCATCTGAATTTCTGCCAACAGTTACATCTGCTTTTCAAGGAATTGTTAATAGTACAGTTGATAAAgctttcaaggaaaaaaaagacTCACCTAGTACAAATACAGATAAACCACAACGTCAGAGAAaagtttcttttaaattattggAAACAACTGATCAACATCAGGCTGATATAAAATCAACTAACCAAGGGCAAGAcaatgtaaaggaacaaaaaagcaCTGAAAAGGTTGATTTAGCTTCTACAACAGGAAAGGTACAACGACGAAGAAGAACAAGTTCCAAGTTATTGGAAACCACCCCTGAACCAACTACGACACTAAAACCAGCTACTCAATCACTAGACAACTCAATTGAACAGGAGGTCAAGAAAACACTCCCAACTCCGACCACAGATAGACCACAACGTACGAAAAGAATGAGTTTCAAATTAATGGAGTCTTCGGAAACCCTTTCTTTGGCTTTGAAGTCACAAAAACATTCTGTTGACCAAGAAACTAAAGACAAATTAGACAAAACAGAATCACCGCGGTCGACTAAGAATGAGATGAAAGAAGCTGTAAATGATCCAATTGCTCAATTAGTTGCGTTTCACGAAACTGTTGAAAAATTCGAATTGGCATGTGGTTCGTTGAAATCAAAACGAATTCAAGATATAGCAATAAATGCAGAGGGAGAAGGAAATTCATTATCAGAGTATCCTTTTCACGATGCAATTTGTAAAAGTTCAGAATCAACAATATCGGCCACTACTGATGATACAACTGTTGATTCAGTTCAAACTAATCAAACAATTCAGGAAGAGAAAAATGTGGAACAAATACCAACCAAAATTCTTAGAAAACGAAAAGATTCTTTAAAATCTAGAAACATTGCCAGCGATCATATTTCTATAGTTTCTAGTGATTCAGAAGATACACCAATTTGCAAACTCAAGAAAACGAGTCCAATAATTAAAcaatctgaaattaaagaagCTTCAGAAACAGATTCGAAGCCAACAGAAAATGAAAAGGAATCTAAAAAAGTGCTCAACGATTCTTCATTTCTGCAGAATCCAAATGTAACAACAGAATCGGTCGACACTCCAACTATTGTTAAGAAAAGAAGAGGTAGACCTCCTAAAGTCAAAAAAGAATTTCCAAAAGCAGAAGTTGTAGAAAATGCTGTCGAACCAGAACCCCAACCAACAGCAACTATAACAAGAGCAAATTCACATCTTAGAGGATCATGGGAAACACTTACTTCTACCGATGAGCCAGATGTGAAGGTTCTTGATAAACCTGTTTCTAAAAGAGGTAGGAAAAAAGGATGGAATTCCAAGTTAAACACTTCGAAAAATAAAGACCTTGACGAGACCTTAAATAATAAAGATATTGTAGAAGTTCCTGATAAAAGCATTTCCCTAGTACTAAATACATCTTGTGGAAAAGCACTACCTTCTACCGATGAACAAGATGTAACAATCATTGATAAACCTGTTTCTAAAAGAGGCAGGAAAAAAAGAGTAAACTCTATGTTAAACACTTCGATAAAAAAAGACCTAGACGAGACCTTGGATAATAAGGATATTGTGGAAGTTCTTGATCGAAATATTTCTTTAGATTTAAACACATCTCATGCAGAAGAAAAAGATGAACAAACTTCAACGCCAATAGTTCCCAGAAAACGAGGTCGTCCACCAAAAGTTCGTAAAATAGTTCCGGAGGAACAACCATCAACAAGTAAAACAAAGAACATTATTGAAAAAGTAGCTTCTAAAAAAGAAGAATCAGATAAGGCAGTGGAAGCAGAAGTTGCCAAAGAGGATCATGTGGCTTCTAAAGATCCGACGACTGAAGAACCATCTAACTCCCCTGATCCTACTGCGCCGAACATAATTCAAACCACTTCCAACAAAAAACAAGACGTTCAAAAGGATGGATCTGTGCAATTGTCAATAGGTGTCGAAATATCGGAATCTGGTTCCAGTGAGCTTGGAACTGCTGAAAGTGCAATcaatgaaacacaaaaaataccTGAAACTAGTTTGGTAGTTGAAATTGAATACCACAAATCACCAGTAAAATCAGTTAAAGTAAACGATCAGGAAGTTATTTCTCAGAAAGTCGAACAAAAGGGATTGACTTCTATTGAATCCAATAAGAATTCAGAACCTACTGGTTCAGATATTAGTTCAGTCGATTCAATTGAACCTTGTCAGGTTGAAAATCAAATTGCAGGACAAGAATTAATGCCTAAAGTAGACCATTCGAATTTAGCAGAAATATCAGAATCAAATATATCAGAGCAGGAATGTAGCAAAAGTGTATCAACGGCTGATGAGAATTTATTTGATAATCTTAAATCCTCAGAAACTTTGAAAGCAGCTTCTTCAAAACTTCGTTCAGACGAATCTGATTTAAACAAGAATAATGATGATTCATTATCAAATGTAAATGAACCGATTAAAACTATTCCTCACTTTGAAGATGTAACATTTGACTTAGATAATATTGAAAGCCCATCATTTTCACCAATTTGTGAAAGATCAAGAATATCAGAAGATGATTCCGATGGATTCGAAGATATCGATGAAAATTTCACATCGGCAATAATTGACACTGTTGCAGAAGCTGAAAAATCTGTAGACGTTTCGAAGATGTCTAAGGAAGGACTTGACAATCTAAAGCAAAGTTCTTCTTTTAATTCTGAATCATctcctacaaaaaaattaaaaacttctgAATCCCTTAAAGAAGATTCAAAATATAGTAGTGATAAAGAAAGTTCTTTGGTTTCTGAAAAGAAGTCTGCTGAGAGTTCTAAACATATCGATGAACCAACAAGTAACGATGTTAAAGAGACATCTTTGGTTATTGTCGAAGAGGATCCAAAACATGTAAATGATGAAAGTCCATCATTGTCTTCATCGATTACCACTAAAACTGCGGATAGTATGAAACAGTTGGCATGTGAGAAAAGTGGAGAAAGTTGTAAAACAAATGCTTTAGTGCTCGTTGATAAATCTTCGGATAGTCTATCATTAATTAGTTCTGGCACTACAAGTACTCCCGAAAAGGTCAAACCTATTGAGGAAGAGCCAACTTCTGATAAAAAGAAACAGTCTTCTGCTTTATATTCAGCAGTTGTTAATAAatcagaagaaaaaacaaagataACTAAAGCGAAGAATCCTTTCAAAAAACAATCActcaaagaaaaagataaagaTACAGATACCAAGTCTCCAGTAGATTTTCTAGGCTTTGATGCAGAAGAGATCGAAGAAGGTCAACAGTCAACATCTTTAAGACTTTCTCAATcg GAGGATGCCGAGACTCTTAGTATTATTGAATCACCATCAATAGTAAACatcaaaccaaaacaaaaaattagaaaagaaTCTCAAGATAATAGTGGGACAAAGGttaaaaaagagaaacaaaaatgGGAAAAGAAATCAGCAAATACTTTGATCAATTGGCTGTCGAATCCTGCAAAAGGTGGTGCTGCTGCAACAAGTGACGATGTCTGTGATACAAAGGAG GATGCAAATGAACAAAGTTCATCAGTTCCTCCTAAAAAACGTCGCACCAAAGTTCAAAACTTAGATGAATCGATCACTCTGACAAAGCATGTTGAGCATCATAACAACGAAGCGATTAGCCATGAAGTTGATTTGgtactaaaaaaagaaaaaggtaaAAAAGGAAGAACGCCAAAACTGAAAAAGCATACCAAACTTGAAGAAAGTTTGTGTGAAACTATAACAAGTCCCAAACTTGAAGAAAGCTTCTGCCAAAATATAACAAGTACCAGCAAAGATCTGAATTTATCTACAAAGCCTTTTTCAACTAAAAGTATGAAAGTGGCCGAGGAGACAACTTCAAAAGACGAGACACCTAAACGAGGAAAGAAAAAAGCTGGACAACCAAATATCGTCCCTGATGAATttgtaaatgttgttttaaaaaccACATCAGTAAGAACGCCCAAGGGAAGAAGTAGAAAAAGAAAACGATCTGAATCAGAAGAATGCACAACTGAACCACCAACTAAACTACCCCATCTGGGTGCAGACTTACTTTTAACTGATTTATACTCGTGTCAACCCAAACGAAAAGCGGGTCGCCCAGCCAAACGAACAAGCTGCGACTCTACACAAATTTCCATAGATACTGCTTCTCCTTTTACCGATCCTCCACTaccaaaaagaaaattcaagacTGACTGTGAATTCAATCCTAGACTCCTTCTCATACGAAAAAGAGAAGAACTCAATAGCGATGAACCCATTGTCGATCCTAATTTACAAACTGAACGAAAAAGTCCTGACGATGTGCAATGTGCTCTTTGCATGGGCTACACACCAAAAAAGAAATGGATTCAACACGTTAGCAATCATTATGGCATTGGTTGGATTGTAGGACAACCACCTCCTTTGAATGTAAAATCACGCGCTTCGGTTCTTAGCTTTTTGATTGAATTCTTTAAAGTTTCGAAAATCAAAGGTTTGAATTGTCGTCTGTGTAATACACTTCGACGATCTGGTCTTGGACTTCTTATGCATTTAGAGCAGTGCTGTCTTACCAAAGAAGAATTGGACAAGAATCGCATTGTTTGTGAAtattgcaagaaaaattattcCAAAGCTTCATTTTTAGGACATCAAAGAACATGTTCAGAATACTTAAAATATGTTTTAGCACAGTCATCACTTGAAAATACTGAAAAGTCAGAAGATGTACCCAATATTGATGTACTTTCAAATACAGGAAGGTTGAAGAGGAAGTCTGTAATCAA agctgaaacaaaactgaaaAGCTTAACAGAACCCCCAGAATTTGTTCCCGACGAT tttatCGAATACATTCCTAAAGAAATTACACCAgatattgaaataataaaagaaaattggCGTTTGGAAATAAATTCCTTGGGAAAAGGGTtttgtgcaaataaaaaatgtcattttactGCGACATCTGTAGAAGAACTTGTTGCCCATTATGATGTGAATATTTGTAAACAGTTTACGAAAACTGGTTATGTTTGTTTAAAGTGCAAATTTAAGTATGACTTTCATCATGATGACATCGAAGTAGTTCGACGTCATGTCGTAGCAAGTCATTCGCCGAAAGTGCCTAAAGCTAAAGATGATATTGAAGCGGAAATTAATTCATCAGAATCATCAGATTCAATATCATCGGGTGAAGAAGAAGTCGATAGTGATGAAGGAGCAGATAGTGATGCCGAGAAAGGTGGGGAGgatggagaaaaaaaatcaaaacccaaaaagaagtcaaaaaagaaaaaattaaagagaTTCTCGCTCAAGAATCCACCGACTAAAGAGTACAGAAAAC TTCTTCCtgaaagaaattcaaaaattaaaaatgttgtaatcGATCATTATGATAAATT CATTAAGAGTAATTATTCTCTTGATCCTCTTTTTACCTTCGCCACAACAAATGTAACTTATACAGAAGCATCTGACTCGTATTTTGCCAAATCTACGGAATCAATTAAATTCATTCATGATGGCTTTAATGGATTTGTCAAGACATTTggtgaaataaaaattgaaaaagatcaATGGAAACAATTAGAAAGGCTTCATGGGCTGACACATAAAT cTGAATACACTATTTATATGGGTGGACCTGTGACAAGCTTAGCTTGGGTTCCTCTTGATCCTCACCCGCCATCTAATACACAGTACCTAGCAGTAACTATTCGAAAGGGATTGGATAAATTTGCacgttttaaaaatcaaaaacgtaGTCGAACACTTATTTATATTctcaaatttgatttaattgagTCGTCAGAAGTTAAAGGGGCAATTAGCTATGCTGTAGCTATTGATGATGGTCCAATACATGCTATTGAATTTTTACCAAGTGGTGGCTATTCACCAGAAATGAATAGACTTGGAATGATAGCTGTAGGTACGGCAGAgactgaaataaaaatttattctcTGCCTCTCTATGTAGAGAAAAATGACTGTGATTTGTTTCCAATTGTTCGATTGGAAGCTGCGATGGAATTGCATTTGGATGTGTCGGCAAATCCAAGTGATGACATGGATAATTATATGACTCAATGTACATGCTTGGTATGGTCAAAG TTTGCTGGCCATAATTTTATAGTTGGAGGTTTTGTGAACGGTTTCATCGGCATTTGGGACATCAGTGATGATGTTGACAATCTAAATCGATTCAATCGAAACGGAACAAGGATTTTCTGTCCGGTTTCTTTCTTTTGGACATCGGAAGATCGTTTAATGA gtTTGGTTATGCATTATGACGTGAACGGTCCTCGATGGCTGGCAGCTTGTAACTCAACGAGAAAAATAATGCTGTACGATTTGCGAGACATTACTGAGCCAGTATTATTTCGCATAGAAGTGACAATAAATGTAATCACTTGCTTAGAATGGCCAGTTATTtgggagaattttttttatggtctTGGTGATATGATGCCTTCaa ATGGTTGTATAATTAGTGCGTTCAGTCCGATGACAATTTTGTATAACAATcgtagatttgaaaaattctgcACTGGAGTGACGGACATACATTATAACATTTGGAAAAATTCCTTTGTCGGTGGGGCAGATAACGGCGATATTCAAGTGGCACCGTTGAGAGAAGGTGTTTTAGATGTTGCACAGAGATTGAAAATTGATGTGAAAACTATATCCACATTGGATATAGTTTCATTAACTGACGATAAGGAAATCAATGCGCTTCCTGAAGAGGGACAGCGGGTATTTGACAATGAAGCTATGGGCCAATATGGAATAGTGTTTGGTTCTATAAGAAAA TTACCTGGACGTAAAAAACCAGAATATTATGAACCCAAACGGATACCTCCGGTAAATTTACAACGATTAGTGCggataaataaaataagatacaaTCATAATAAAAATGCATGTGATGTGTTAGCGATGGGCTATAATAATGGGCTTTTAAGGGTCGATATTAGAGATTGGCTTATGGAAGGACAAAATTga